The following are encoded together in the Zingiber officinale cultivar Zhangliang chromosome 8A, Zo_v1.1, whole genome shotgun sequence genome:
- the LOC122008211 gene encoding protein HHL1, chloroplastic-like produces MEVGMSMRSLVLLPPSHPRGALFQEESRFFLRSGSPLPYSSSSKRGQRQTRRSLLVVEAKGKKGMTSGRQFQRAPPPLPKIEDDGNPRFVIFIRTSNVYLWYPLSIVSGGTTAKIMVAAKDNFLGKYIYKDTIARNLAAVIYKDEKEIQKSAFKQFRVLRSATSFRYGYKLVENKNLRAAISTNNVIELPPQEELKTVVDKVKDFFGNATTGAKESFGKLTALGSLTGEESDSKSEVKS; encoded by the exons ATGGAGGTCGGCATGTCAATGCGCTCGCTGGTCCTCCTTCCCCCATCGCACCCTAGAGGAGCGCTCTTTCAGGAGGAGTCACGCTTCTTCTTGCGCAGTGGGTCGCCCCTCCCCTACAGCAGCAGCAGCAAGCGTGGGCAGCGGCAAACGCGGCGGAGTCTGCTGGTGGTGGAAGCCAAGGGAAAGAAAGGGATGACATCAGGCCGCCAGTTTCAGCGCGCCCCTCCTCCTCTCCCTAAGATCGAGGACGACGGCAACCCTCGTTTTGTCATCTTCATCCGCACCTCCAAC GTGTACCTGTGGTACCCTCTTAGTATAGTTTCTGGTGGCACAACTGCGAAGATTATGGTTGCAGCAAAGGATAACTTTCTTGGAAAATATATCTATAAAGATACTATTGCCAGAAATCTTGCAGCTGTTATATACAAA GATGAGAAGGAAATACAAAAGTCAGCATTTAAGCAATTCCGTGTTTTGAGATCTGCTACATCATTCAGATATGGTTATAAACTAGTT gaaaataaaaatttgagaGCTGCAATTTCCACCAATAATGTTATTGAG cTCCCACCACAGGAAGAACTAAAAACTGTGGTTGACAAGGTGAAAGACTTCTTTGGTAATGCTACAACTGGTGCAAAAGAGTCATTTGGAAAGCTAACTGCCTTGGGCTCATTGACGGGCGAGGAATCAGATTCCAAATCTGA GGTGAAGAGTTAG